The Acidimicrobiia bacterium nucleotide sequence CGCCGCCGATCACGCCGACCGACGGTCCGGTCGCGGGCGGCACCGGGCCGTGTGCCTCGTGCCAAACGGCGTTGGCGGCGAAGCTCTCGACCCCGAAGCGCTCGGTCACGAACCGCTTGAGCGCACGGATGGAGATCGGCGCGTCGACCGTGCCACGCCGGCACGCGGTCTCGCAGGGCGCCGCGCAGACGCGACCACAGATCGACGCGAACGGATTCGGAGCCCGCGCGATCAGGTAGGCATCCCGGTAACGGCCCTCCGCGATCGCGGTGACGTAACCACCCGCGTCGGTGCGGACCGGGCACGCCGCGCGACAGGGTTCGTTCTCCCACAACCACTGCGCGTCAGGCACGCGCGGTTCGCCGGGCATCAGATCACGCGCCGTGCCTGCAGTCGCCGCAACACCCACGCGAACGCGACGAACACAACGACGAACGACGTTGTGACGACGGCGACACGCCCGTTTCGCGACAGTCCCGTCAGATGCGTGAGCAGCCAATTGGGCACGAACACCAAGAGCACCGCCCCGGCGACGAGGATGACCGCGGCAGATACGAGCGCTCGTCCCCAGCCGATCGTTGTCGCGCTGCTCGAACGCGCGGCCATCAGGTAACCGTAAACGCTGCGCGCATCCCCATGTCGTAATGCTTGGCGATGTTGCAGCCGACTACGTACTTGCCCTTCTTGAGCGTGAGCGTCTTGGACTTCGTCTTGCCTTTGGGGACGTCCTCGACCTCGCCGACGCTCTTCGCCTCGCTGACCTTGTGGGTCTTGGAGTTCACCGGCAGCTTGTCGTACGCGGTGTTGGTCTTCAGCACCACCATCTCGTGAATGATCGTGCCGTTGTTCGTCACCGTGAACTTCACCTTGCCCGCCGGCGCGGACGTGGGGGTCACCGTCATCGTCATCGGGCCTTTGACGCCCGCGGTGTCGCCGACCTCCACTTTTACCGTCGTGACGGCCGTCGAGGCCGAAGCCACGCGGTACGGCCGCGCGAAAGCACTCGCCGGAGCGACGAGCAACAGTGCGACGATCGTGATCAGCGCGATTCCAACTCCGCGCGTCGCCACCCTTCGGATTCGAGTCACGCAGTCCACCTCTCAAACTCGAGCCGCGATCCAAGAAGCGCCGCGACCGCATGGGCTGCCGCAAAGCAGCACCTACCGCATGGTGCACGAGGCCCGCGGCTCGCTGTAGGGCCTTTGGACCCGATTGGTCGGCCCGTTGGGTGGTGCCGCCTACCCCAAGTTGCTCGAACGCGGGTAGGCGTCGGCGGGGTCGGTGAGCACATTGACGAGGGTCGGGCCGTCGAACGCGAACGCGCGATCGAGCGCGGGCCCGAGCTCCGCGGGCTCGGTCACGAGCTCGCCGTGGCAACCCAGGTCCTGCGCCACGAGGTCGTAGCGCGTCGCTGGGGCGAGGTCGCAGATCACGTCGTACCCGAACAGCGCCTGCATCGGGTGCTTCTCGAGTCCCCAGATCCCGTTGTTGCCGACGATGCCCACGACGTTCGCGCCGTGGCGCGCGAGAGAGTCGAGGTCGCCGAGGCTGAAGCCGATCGCGCCGTCGCCGTAGAGCACGACCGTCTGGCGTTCCGGATGGGCCAGCGCCGCCGCGAGCGCGTAGCCGGTTCCGGATCCGAGGCAGCCGTATGGACCGGGACCGAGGAAGCAGCCAGGCGTGTAGGTGTCGACGTACCGGCCCGCGTAGGACACGAAGTCACCGCCGTCGCCCACGACGATCGCGTCGCGCTCGAGCCGTCGGCGCAGCTCGCCGTATACGCGCACTGGATCGATCGGCGACGCGTCGGATGTGAGTCGCGCGTTGTCGGAGTGGCGCGCGGCCTGCTCCTCGTCGCGGAGCCGCGCCGCCCAGTCAGCCCGTGCCGCGCGGGCGCCTCCCGTGTCGCCGACGCGACCGACCTGCTCCACCAGCGCGCCGAGGGTCGCCCGCAGATCGCCGACGGTCGACGCGGCGAGGTCGGCGTGGGTCGCGACCGCGCCGGGCGAGTCGACGAGGTGGACCACGGCCGCGTCCGGGAACCGACCGAAGGAAAGCCGGAAGTCGAGCGGCGTGCCGGCGACGACGACCAGGTCGGCTTCCCGGAAGCCGACCGAGCGCGCCCGCGCGAAGCAGAGCGGATGGTCGGCCGCGAGCACGCCCCGACCCATGTCGTTGGCAAAGGCAGGAAGCGTGACCGCCTCGACGAGCGCGCGGGCTTCGGTCTCGCCCCCCGCCCAATACACGTCGCCGCCGATCAGCAGGACCGGGCGTTCGGAGGCCACGAGCAGTCCACTCACGCGCGCGATCGCGTCCGGGTCGGGTGCCGCGCCCGCCGTCTCCGCCGGCCCGACCGGCGCGATCACCGCGGCATCGGTGGGACCCCAGCGATCGAGGGGAACGTCGACGAACGTCGGGCCGCGGTGTGGCGTGCGCGCGGCCCGGAGCGCGCAGTCGAACGCGCCGGGCACGTCGTCGGCGGTGGAAGCCGTCGCCGCGTACTTGGTGATCGGCGCGACGAGGGGGACGTGATCGAGCTCCTGCAGCGAGCCCTGACCCCAACGACCCGCGGGCGCGCGACCGCCGACCACGAACACGGGCGTCCCGTTGAGCCATGCGCTCGTGATGGCACTGATGCCGTTCGTGACCCCGGGCCCCGCGGTCAGCGCGGCGACGCCGACGCGGCGAGTGACCTTGGCCCAACCCTCGGCCGCGAACCCGGCCGTCTGCTCGTGACGCGTGTCGACGAGTCGCACGCCTTCTCGGACGCAACCGTCGTAGAGCGGCCAGATATGGCCGCCGTTGAGCGTGAAGACAGTGTCGGCGTCGTGCGCGCGCAGCGTGCGCGCGGCCAGCACGCCGGCATGGGGAGTCGATCCTGCTTTCTCACTGACGCTCATACTGGTGCCTCCATGTCACGAGATCATGCCGGTTACCACAGGACGCCGTCGGCCTGGCATTCTGGGGGCGATGAGCGGACCGGTGCGGGAGTTCGACCTCTCTCCTCCTGACGCTCAGGAGATCCTGGCAGTGTCGCGCGGGATCGCCACCGCGGTCGCGCCCGAGTCGGGGCTGACCGACGTGCAGGTAGCGGTCCTCGAGGCGATCACGAAGGCCCTCACCGACGTTTCCGTCGACTACCGCGATCTCGAGCCCCTCGGCCCCGAGGAGCTGGCGCAGACGCTCGAGCGGCACGGCCCCGAATACCGGCAACGCATCGTGCACCACATGGTTTTGGGCGAGCTCGTCCTGCGACCGCTTCCCGCCGAGGTCGCGCAGAACGTCGCGACCTACGCGCACGCGCTGGGCATCGACGACGATTTCGTGCGTGTGGCTCGTCGCTACGCGCAAGGCACGTTCGGGCTCGCCTGGGTCGACCTGCGCCGGAGCGGTTTCACCGACCGGTGGGACGAAACGACGTCCGACGCCCTCCACACGTCGGTCGGTTTCGACGACCCGTTCGACCACCCGATCGCCGATCCTGCGCTCGAAGAGAGTTGGGCGGCGTTTGCCGAGCTGGAACCGGGGACCGTCGGGCGGACAACGTGGGAGATGTACGACACCCGAGGCTTCGCGCTTCCCGGTAATCCCAATGGCGCGTCGGCCTTCATCGCCCAACACGACTTCGTGCACGTGCTCGGCGACTACGGCACCAACCTGGAGGGCGAGTTGGAGACATTCGCGCTCGTGGGGCGGGCCGACCCCGACCCCAAGGGATTCGCGTGGATCGCCACGATGGTGGGCCTCTTCGAGACCGGCTACGTGCACGAGCAGGGCTTCTTCCAGATGGACGTGCGCGAGCGGAAGCTGCAGGGCACGGGTATGGGCGCGCGACTCGCCGACGCGTTGCGCCGCGGCAAGGCCGTCGCCGAGGGCTTCGGCACCGACCTGTTCGCGGTCGACTTCCACGCGCTCGCGCATCGACCGGTCGACGACGTGCGCGAGTTGCTCCATCTCCCGCCGAAGTCGCCGGACGCGATCGCCGCGGGCTCGGTAGGTCTCTCGGACCCCGCCGGAATGTCCGAGCGTCAGCGAGAGGCGTACGCGCGGCGAAGCCGAGGCTGACTCGGCCCGGTACAGTTCCGCACATGACCGCGACCTACCGAGGCGAGACGTTCATCTCGACCGACGCGCACGTGACCGAGCCGATCGAGCTCTTCGCCGAGCGAGTCGACGCCCAGTTCCGCGACCGGGTGCCGCGCATCGAGACCGTCGGCGAGTGGCGCACCCTGCTCGTCGAGAACATGCGGCCGCGACGGCTGATGCCTGCATCCGAGCGCGAGGTCGCTGTCGTCGGCGACTTCGACGCCGCCGATCGTCTGCGCGATCAGGCGCGCGACGGAGTGAGCGCGGAGGTGATCTTCCCGACCTTCGCACTGCAGGCCTGCTTCTCGTCCGACGACCCGCAGTTCCAGCGATCGCTGTGCCGTGCCTACAACAGTTGGGCGGCCGAGGTGTTCGACGATCCCCGCCTGCTCGCCGTCGGCATCGTGCCCATGCTCGACATCGACGGCGCGATCGAGGACGCGAAGCGAGTTGCCGAACAGGGCTTCCGCGCGTTGTTCCTCCCGGCGCACGTGCCGCAGCGCCTGTACAACGACGGGGCATACGACGCGTTCTGGGCAGTCGCGCAAGACATCGGCCTGCCGCTCACGTTCCACTCCGGCACCGGCCACGAGCCGCGCGTGGTGCGCGGCCCGGGCGGCGCGGTGATCAACTACATCATGGGCGCGCAACTCGACGGACCGATGGTGTTGCTCACCATGGCGGCCGGCGGCGCACTCGACCGGTTCCCGGGCTTGCGGCTCGTCACCGTGGAAACCGGCGCGGCATGGTTGGGGTGGATCATGACCCAGGCCGACGCCATCTACGAAGATCACAACATGTGGGCGAACCCCAAGTTGTCGCTCAAACCCAGCGAGCTGATCCGGCGTCAATGCGCCGCGACCTTCATGTACGACCCGGTCGCGATCAACAACCGCGACATCACCGGCGTGGAGACGCTGATGTGGGGCAACGACTACCCGCACCCCGAAGGCACGTGGCCCACGTCGCAAGAGGTCGCGAGCGGCCAGTTCGCCGACGTGCCCGACGACGATCTGCGCGCGATCGTGTCGGGCAACGCGGCGAAGGTCTTCGGCTTCGACGTCGCCGGCCTGGCGAATGCCGTCCCCGCGTGAGCATCCCGGTCGAGCTGCGACAACTGCACGAGGCGATCGACGACACCGACCGCGCCCCCTACCTGCTCACCGTGTCCGACGACGGACGTCCCCATAGCGTCGCCGTGGACTTCACGTGGCACGGCGACGAACTGGAGCTCTCGGTCGGGAACCGCACACTCGAATACGCGCGTGCACGCGCGCTCGTGAGCGTGCTCTGGCCGCCGAAGGAACCCACCGGCTACAGCCTGATCGTCGACGCCGACGTGACCCATACGTCGGGCACGGGCAACGGCGACAACATGATCCGCATCCGACCGACCCGCGCCGTGCTCCACCGCCCCGCGGCGGTTGCGACGGAGAACGCCTGACGCGACCCGTCGTCACATCGCGTTGGTCGCGTCGAGTCCCAGCGCGGAGGGATCTTTCGCGAAGCCGCGGATCATCGCCTGGACCGAGTACGAGGCGACGAGGCGGCCGTCCTCGGTGAACACGCGGCCTTCGCCCTGCGCGAGGCCCCGCCCGGCGTACGTCGCCGGGTTCGCGTACAGGAGCCACTCGGTCACTTCGACGTCGTCGTGGAACGCGATGGCGATGGACATGATGCCGGTCGACAGTGTGACGTGAGCGTGGGCCTCCCCGAAACCCGGGTGGGGCCGCATGGCGGCCGCGATCGTCCAGTGGGTCGTGGACTGGGCCATCAGGGCGGCGTGCAGGTACGGCTCGACGGGCGCGTCGCGGAAGCGGACCCAGGCGTAGATCTCGGGCGGGCCTACCTGGTCGGCGTCCTGCGAGTAGGCGCCGTCGACGATGCGCAGATCGCGGCCGGTCACGCGCATGTCGAGGGGCTCGGCCTCGTAAGGGCCGGGCACCGAAGGCATCTCGGCTGCACCCGTGAACACGTCGGGGGCGCCGGCGTCGAGCAGGAGCAAGCCCGTGCTGCGCAACTGGTC carries:
- a CDS encoding acetolactate synthase, which codes for MSVSEKAGSTPHAGVLAARTLRAHDADTVFTLNGGHIWPLYDGCVREGVRLVDTRHEQTAGFAAEGWAKVTRRVGVAALTAGPGVTNGISAITSAWLNGTPVFVVGGRAPAGRWGQGSLQELDHVPLVAPITKYAATASTADDVPGAFDCALRAARTPHRGPTFVDVPLDRWGPTDAAVIAPVGPAETAGAAPDPDAIARVSGLLVASERPVLLIGGDVYWAGGETEARALVEAVTLPAFANDMGRGVLAADHPLCFARARSVGFREADLVVVAGTPLDFRLSFGRFPDAAVVHLVDSPGAVATHADLAASTVGDLRATLGALVEQVGRVGDTGGARAARADWAARLRDEEQAARHSDNARLTSDASPIDPVRVYGELRRRLERDAIVVGDGGDFVSYAGRYVDTYTPGCFLGPGPYGCLGSGTGYALAAALAHPERQTVVLYGDGAIGFSLGDLDSLARHGANVVGIVGNNGIWGLEKHPMQALFGYDVICDLAPATRYDLVAQDLGCHGELVTEPAELGPALDRAFAFDGPTLVNVLTDPADAYPRSSNLG
- a CDS encoding amidohydrolase family protein, with the translated sequence MTATYRGETFISTDAHVTEPIELFAERVDAQFRDRVPRIETVGEWRTLLVENMRPRRLMPASEREVAVVGDFDAADRLRDQARDGVSAEVIFPTFALQACFSSDDPQFQRSLCRAYNSWAAEVFDDPRLLAVGIVPMLDIDGAIEDAKRVAEQGFRALFLPAHVPQRLYNDGAYDAFWAVAQDIGLPLTFHSGTGHEPRVVRGPGGAVINYIMGAQLDGPMVLLTMAAGGALDRFPGLRLVTVETGAAWLGWIMTQADAIYEDHNMWANPKLSLKPSELIRRQCAATFMYDPVAINNRDITGVETLMWGNDYPHPEGTWPTSQEVASGQFADVPDDDLRAIVSGNAAKVFGFDVAGLANAVPA
- a CDS encoding sulfocyanin-like copper-binding protein, yielding MATRGVGIALITIVALLLVAPASAFARPYRVASASTAVTTVKVEVGDTAGVKGPMTMTVTPTSAPAGKVKFTVTNNGTIIHEMVVLKTNTAYDKLPVNSKTHKVSEAKSVGEVEDVPKGKTKSKTLTLKKGKYVVGCNIAKHYDMGMRAAFTVT